From a single Bacillus pseudomycoides DSM 12442 genomic region:
- a CDS encoding cell wall hydrolase codes for MALIPYNESDVDLLARLIRAEAEGEGRQGEQLVGCVVVNRVFCDCLDFKQLRTVSDAVYQTPGGFEAVQYGYFYQRARDSEKEIARRVLQGEWRWPARWSLWYFRPTGACPPEWYNQPFAGQFKSHCFYEPIGDECPKMYTR; via the coding sequence ATGGCTCTTATTCCTTATAATGAAAGCGATGTCGATTTATTAGCACGCTTAATCCGTGCTGAGGCTGAAGGTGAAGGTAGACAAGGCGAACAGCTTGTCGGCTGCGTTGTAGTAAACCGCGTTTTTTGTGACTGCTTAGACTTTAAACAATTACGTACCGTAAGTGATGCGGTATATCAAACTCCAGGTGGATTTGAAGCTGTACAATACGGATATTTTTATCAACGTGCTCGTGACTCAGAAAAAGAAATTGCAAGACGTGTGTTACAAGGTGAATGGCGCTGGCCAGCAAGATGGTCCCTTTGGTATTTCCGGCCGACTGGTGCTTGTCCACCGGAATGGTATAATCAACCATTTGCAGGGCAATTTAAAAGCCATTGTTTTTATGAACCAATCGGGGATGAATGCCCGAAAATGTATACGCGATAA
- a CDS encoding sensor histidine kinase — MFKKIYPHDQIEKYLYLDIIFIVLLIYNVIRAETSINLFLKIVLLLLILLSFYFELWYKDWRLLLSSLCSCLLFALLAIFIESWLLFYGFVIGNLLGRAQSKLYIGIGTVGIAMMFFLVSWYTFGHPFYILKTSLLLAFILQLVQPFVIHIREKAKSLQKELSAANSQIERYIQEEERHRIARDLHDTLGQTLTMIKLKSELTIRLIEKDPPQAKQELNDILDTSRFALKQVRELVTDMKYISIESELNHLRELLHTAGIQFTTNANRNAPLLSNVAETMVALSIREAITNILRHSQANHCTIVQEMDTKWFQIKINDDGIGFQHEPLGFGVQSIRERMKMIHGTVGIHTLRNNGTTIILKIPISTNLIETN; from the coding sequence ATGTTTAAAAAAATTTATCCACACGATCAAATCGAAAAGTACTTATACTTAGATATTATTTTTATTGTTCTTTTAATTTACAATGTAATTCGAGCAGAAACGAGCATTAACTTATTCTTAAAAATTGTTCTTTTATTGCTTATTTTGTTATCTTTTTACTTCGAATTGTGGTATAAAGATTGGCGCCTTCTCCTTTCCAGTTTATGTAGCTGCTTATTATTTGCACTACTTGCAATATTCATCGAATCATGGCTACTTTTTTATGGTTTTGTCATCGGGAATTTATTAGGAAGAGCCCAATCTAAATTGTATATCGGCATCGGTACAGTAGGCATCGCAATGATGTTTTTTCTTGTTAGTTGGTATACCTTTGGTCACCCTTTTTACATATTAAAAACTTCTTTGCTTCTTGCCTTTATTCTTCAACTTGTACAACCATTTGTCATCCATATCCGGGAAAAAGCAAAATCTTTACAAAAGGAGCTAAGCGCCGCAAACTCTCAAATTGAAAGATATATTCAAGAAGAAGAAAGACACCGCATTGCAAGAGACCTTCATGATACACTCGGGCAAACATTAACAATGATTAAACTGAAAAGTGAACTGACAATACGATTGATAGAAAAGGATCCACCACAAGCAAAACAAGAATTAAATGATATTTTAGACACATCACGTTTCGCATTAAAACAAGTACGTGAACTAGTTACTGATATGAAATATATATCGATTGAAAGTGAATTAAATCATCTACGTGAGCTATTACATACAGCCGGTATCCAATTTACGACTAATGCAAACAGAAACGCACCTTTGCTATCAAATGTTGCGGAAACAATGGTTGCTCTCTCTATAAGAGAAGCCATTACAAATATTCTAAGGCATAGCCAAGCAAACCATTGTACAATCGTTCAAGAAATGGATACAAAATGGTTTCAAATAAAAATAAACGATGATGGAATTGGCTTTCAACATGAGCCACTTGGATTCGGAGTTCAATCAATTCGGGAACGAATGAAGATGATACATGGCACAGTGGGTATACATACATTAAGAAACAACGGCACAACGATTATTTTAAAGATACCTATTTCAACAAACTTAATAGAAACAAATTAA
- a CDS encoding DUF418 domain-containing protein: protein MRTNNKRIRLLDILRGFAVLGTLGTNIWIFAYLGDISYIFTFDHAIWWTSLNDFIRLFVLFLVNGKLLGLLTIMFGVGLELKYQQSLRKGNTWPGVYLWTSFILLLEGFIHFTLVMEYDILMSYGITAIIVAFIIKRGDKWINRAMKMIGIFHGAAMLVILSIFMYLKFIGGNISLGNANEIIALYSDGTWFEQIHYRLTNFIANRLEVIFVIPMNIFLFLFGIRLMRAGAFSPDENGKRIRTKMFKIGIMIGIPLNLLIFIPGGVFDLPARYLFAPFLSILYIALIAKMIERVEHFWLWQRLENVGKMSLSCYVLQNILSSILFYGWGFSLGGKLNSLSIVFIWICICFFEIYFATFWLNRFKYGPMEAARRYTAGLIK from the coding sequence ATGAGAACTAACAACAAAAGAATTCGTTTGCTTGATATATTAAGGGGCTTTGCTGTGTTAGGAACACTTGGTACGAATATTTGGATTTTTGCATATCTAGGGGATATTTCTTATATCTTTACGTTCGATCATGCAATTTGGTGGACATCACTTAATGATTTTATTCGGCTGTTCGTTTTATTTTTAGTAAACGGTAAACTTCTCGGTTTATTAACAATTATGTTTGGTGTAGGACTTGAATTGAAATATCAACAATCTTTACGCAAAGGCAATACATGGCCTGGCGTTTACCTATGGACTTCTTTTATACTTTTATTAGAAGGTTTCATTCATTTCACTTTGGTTATGGAATATGATATTTTAATGAGCTATGGAATAACCGCAATTATTGTTGCTTTTATTATTAAACGTGGTGACAAATGGATTAATCGCGCTATGAAAATGATTGGTATCTTTCACGGAGCTGCTATGCTTGTCATTCTTTCTATATTTATGTATTTAAAATTCATAGGAGGGAACATTTCACTAGGTAACGCTAATGAAATTATAGCTCTTTATAGTGATGGAACTTGGTTTGAACAAATCCATTATCGACTAACAAACTTTATCGCAAATCGACTGGAAGTAATTTTTGTTATCCCAATGAATATTTTCTTATTCTTATTCGGGATACGTCTTATGCGCGCTGGCGCTTTCTCCCCTGATGAAAATGGAAAAAGAATTCGCACAAAAATGTTTAAAATCGGTATTATGATTGGCATCCCTCTCAATCTATTAATCTTTATTCCAGGTGGTGTTTTCGATTTACCAGCTCGTTATTTATTTGCACCTTTCCTTTCTATTTTGTATATTGCATTGATTGCTAAAATGATAGAAAGAGTTGAACATTTTTGGTTATGGCAACGCCTTGAAAATGTAGGAAAGATGTCTCTTAGTTGTTATGTTCTTCAAAATATTCTTTCTTCCATTCTCTTTTATGGTTGGGGCTTCAGCCTTGGTGGGAAATTGAACTCATTATCGATTGTCTTTATTTGGATCTGTATCTGTTTCTTTGAAATTTACTTCGCAACATTTTGGCTGAATAGATTTAAGTACGGACCAATGGAGGCTGCCAGAAGATACACAGCTGGTTTAATTAAGTAA
- a CDS encoding sensor histidine kinase: protein MIKLFIREHIPLLCFTTFQLIAIFLVYWFDGYRHMTTALYAMFLGLCFLLAYLLYRYFTHKSFYERLANPMQSLDESVQKSDFAVLSIALHELLEVQYRHYQNQLQVQERKNEEHLTFMNQWIHQMKTPLSVIELITQDEVDSRFESIGEEADKLKKGLEMALYVARLETFTQDFYVERVQLYKLVNEVIHEHKRFFIRNFVYPAVNIEKDIMVESDVKWLQFLVGQILSNAIKYSAGSREKIIMKAYNVDKTVILEVRDFGVGIPKQDIPRVFQPFFTGENGRDFKESTGMGLYLVHEIAKHLGHKVEVHSEVGKGTTVRIIFYIS from the coding sequence ATGATAAAACTATTTATACGTGAGCATATTCCGCTTCTATGTTTTACAACTTTCCAGCTCATCGCCATTTTTCTTGTTTATTGGTTTGATGGCTATCGTCATATGACAACTGCGCTTTATGCAATGTTTTTAGGATTATGTTTTTTGCTTGCGTATTTACTATATCGCTATTTTACGCATAAGTCTTTTTATGAAAGGTTAGCAAATCCGATGCAATCATTAGATGAATCTGTACAAAAATCAGATTTTGCAGTCCTGTCTATTGCGTTACATGAGTTATTAGAAGTACAATACCGTCACTATCAGAATCAGTTACAAGTGCAGGAACGTAAAAATGAGGAGCATTTAACTTTTATGAATCAATGGATTCATCAAATGAAAACACCTTTATCTGTTATTGAATTGATTACACAAGATGAAGTTGATTCTAGATTTGAGAGTATCGGTGAAGAAGCAGATAAATTAAAAAAGGGATTAGAAATGGCTCTATATGTGGCACGTCTAGAAACGTTCACACAAGATTTCTACGTAGAAAGAGTGCAATTATACAAGTTGGTAAATGAAGTAATACATGAACATAAGCGCTTTTTCATCCGGAATTTTGTATATCCAGCAGTTAATATTGAAAAAGACATCATGGTAGAAAGTGATGTGAAATGGCTTCAATTTTTAGTTGGTCAAATTCTATCTAACGCAATTAAGTATTCAGCGGGCAGTAGAGAAAAAATTATAATGAAAGCATATAACGTAGACAAGACTGTCATCTTAGAAGTAAGGGATTTTGGAGTAGGTATACCAAAACAAGATATACCACGAGTATTCCAACCGTTCTTTACTGGAGAAAATGGCAGGGATTTTAAAGAGTCTACAGGAATGGGACTATATCTTGTGCATGAAATTGCAAAACATTTAGGTCATAAAGTAGAAGTGCATTCTGAAGTTGGAAAAGGGACAACTGTACGAATTATTTTCTATATCTCATAA
- a CDS encoding ABC transporter ATP-binding protein — protein sequence MEILQAKGISKVYKGKVPYKALTDIDLSIQEGEFVGIMGPSGSGKTTLLNMVSTIDSPTSGEILINGTNPFQLSSEKLALFRRQQLGFVFQSFNLLSTLTVKENIVLPMTLDGVAVKEMNKRVEEVAEKLGILDILHKRTYEISGGQAQRTAIARAIIHKPQLLLADEPTGNLDSKSSNDVMGMLEELNKKERATMMLVTHDPYAASYCSRVIFIKDGELYNEIYCGESRQAFYQKIMDVLSLLGGKRHDFSSIRV from the coding sequence ATGGAAATATTGCAGGCGAAAGGGATTAGTAAAGTATATAAGGGGAAAGTTCCTTATAAAGCTCTTACTGATATTGATTTATCTATTCAAGAGGGTGAGTTCGTTGGTATTATGGGACCATCTGGCAGTGGAAAAACAACATTGTTAAATATGGTATCGACGATTGATTCACCAACATCAGGTGAAATTTTAATAAATGGAACGAATCCTTTTCAGTTATCATCTGAAAAATTAGCATTATTTCGTCGTCAACAATTAGGATTTGTTTTTCAGTCATTTAATCTTCTCAGTACGCTTACCGTAAAAGAAAATATTGTGTTGCCAATGACGTTAGATGGAGTGGCTGTAAAGGAAATGAATAAGCGGGTGGAAGAAGTTGCAGAAAAGTTAGGCATTCTGGATATTTTGCATAAAAGAACATATGAAATTTCAGGTGGTCAAGCACAGCGAACCGCAATTGCTCGTGCAATCATTCATAAGCCACAATTGTTACTAGCGGATGAACCTACGGGAAACTTAGATTCTAAGTCTTCGAATGATGTGATGGGTATGTTAGAAGAACTGAACAAGAAAGAACGTGCAACGATGATGCTTGTTACTCATGACCCATATGCAGCGAGCTATTGTAGTCGCGTTATCTTTATTAAAGACGGTGAATTGTATAATGAAATTTACTGCGGTGAAAGTAGACAAGCTTTTTACCAAAAGATTATGGATGTTCTCTCTTTGTTAGGAGGGAAAAGGCATGACTTTTCGTCAATTCGCGTTTAA
- a CDS encoding response regulator transcription factor: protein MIRIVIAEDQKMLRGALVSLLKLEEDIEVVAEVSNGLDAWNIITKQQPDVCLLDIEIPDITGLEIAEKLRTMGHPCKIMIVTTFARPGYLQKAMDAKVEAYLLKDEPIEFLIDAIHKVMNGERVVSTDLAATLFLKEDNPLTAREMEILRMAKNGMTTREIGKTLYLTNGTVRNYLSSSIQKLEAESRFQAIRIADEKGWI from the coding sequence ATGATTCGTATTGTAATTGCTGAGGATCAAAAAATGCTTCGCGGAGCCCTCGTTTCTCTATTAAAACTAGAAGAGGACATTGAAGTGGTTGCAGAAGTTTCAAATGGGCTAGATGCTTGGAACATTATTACAAAACAACAACCCGATGTGTGTCTTCTTGATATCGAGATTCCTGACATCACTGGACTGGAAATTGCAGAAAAATTAAGAACTATGGGACATCCCTGCAAAATAATGATTGTTACAACTTTTGCTCGTCCAGGATACTTACAAAAAGCGATGGACGCAAAAGTAGAAGCATATTTACTAAAGGACGAACCAATTGAATTTCTTATTGACGCGATTCATAAAGTAATGAATGGTGAACGTGTAGTAAGTACAGACCTAGCTGCTACGCTGTTTTTAAAGGAAGATAACCCACTAACTGCCCGTGAAATGGAAATACTCCGTATGGCTAAAAACGGAATGACAACGAGAGAAATCGGTAAAACATTGTATTTAACAAACGGAACTGTTAGAAATTATTTATCATCTTCCATTCAAAAACTTGAAGCTGAATCAAGATTTCAAGCCATTCGTATCGCTGATGAAAAAGGATGGATATGA
- a CDS encoding response regulator transcription factor — MVKIMIVEDDPKIAELLSSYIEKYGYQAIVIVDFQRVLDIFSQEKPELVLLDINLPSFDGYYWCRQIRAISTCPILFISAREGTMDQVMALENGGDDYIPKPFHYEVVMAKVRSQLRRAYGDYAPKIEERMIEQQGLTLFPERLVLQLRNQEIDVTRNEAILLEMLMKNYPRVVSREVLLNKLWDSELYVDDNTLSVNTTRVRKKLQALGIQGAIETIRSVGYRLHITWEIGGEK; from the coding sequence ATGGTTAAAATTATGATTGTGGAAGATGATCCTAAAATCGCGGAATTATTATCTTCTTATATCGAGAAATACGGGTATCAAGCAATTGTTATTGTTGATTTTCAACGTGTATTAGATATTTTTTCACAAGAAAAACCAGAATTAGTGCTACTAGATATTAATTTACCAAGTTTCGATGGATATTATTGGTGCAGGCAAATTCGCGCTATTTCTACGTGTCCTATTTTATTTATTTCAGCTCGTGAAGGAACAATGGATCAAGTGATGGCACTAGAAAATGGTGGGGATGATTATATTCCAAAGCCGTTTCATTATGAAGTTGTAATGGCAAAAGTTCGTAGTCAACTAAGGCGCGCATATGGAGACTATGCACCAAAAATAGAAGAACGAATGATTGAACAGCAAGGGCTTACTTTGTTTCCGGAGCGTTTAGTATTACAATTACGTAATCAAGAAATTGATGTAACAAGAAATGAAGCGATTTTGTTAGAAATGTTAATGAAAAATTATCCGCGCGTTGTAAGTAGAGAAGTGTTATTGAACAAACTTTGGGATAGCGAATTATATGTTGATGATAATACACTAAGTGTGAATACAACGCGTGTTCGGAAAAAATTACAAGCATTAGGTATTCAAGGGGCAATTGAAACCATTCGTAGTGTCGGTTATCGATTACATATAACATGGGAAATCGGTGGAGAAAAATGA
- a CDS encoding ParM/StbA family protein, whose protein sequence is MSILLKAGADAGNNGLKLMVKGQNPIYIPSIYSLYIGEPTGLLDEEDVPISEVENHIDVTINSSSLMLNNVRYIVGQKVINDQLKGTEVEKKSNKSTDELMVLTILSGLAISAMRHSPKLDHINIRYDLSVALPMQTITQEIAAENAKRYMGNHKIIFHYPNGRDVTINISIEYCKCLPEGASGTWGIVYDEEGNILKHKVASEKDAITEIDFVDKTLLSFDIGAGTTEEVVSFGVNFRPQLSKGLSYGVKETLLQIITRWNRKHPTKTIDSITEFNQIYLNEKHPRHAMLVEESQQAFLGLAARVATDIINKIDDMKDDPYVFIYGGGAVIIKNSLQLILKQKGRLKNVIFVDNPLFTNARGLLVYTCSPRYREHKQKELGFTNLTIS, encoded by the coding sequence ATGTCCATACTTTTAAAAGCGGGTGCAGACGCTGGAAATAACGGTTTAAAGTTAATGGTGAAAGGCCAAAATCCGATTTATATTCCAAGTATATATTCACTGTATATTGGGGAACCGACAGGCTTATTAGACGAAGAGGATGTACCGATATCTGAAGTGGAAAATCATATAGATGTGACGATTAATTCATCTTCACTCATGTTGAATAATGTACGTTACATTGTTGGGCAAAAGGTTATCAATGATCAGTTGAAAGGGACAGAAGTAGAGAAGAAGTCTAATAAATCTACAGATGAATTAATGGTTCTAACGATTTTATCAGGTTTAGCAATTAGCGCTATGCGTCATAGTCCGAAATTAGATCATATTAATATTCGTTACGATTTATCAGTTGCTCTTCCAATGCAAACTATTACGCAAGAAATCGCAGCAGAAAACGCTAAACGTTATATGGGAAATCATAAAATTATTTTTCATTATCCAAATGGAAGAGATGTAACGATAAATATATCCATTGAGTACTGTAAATGCTTACCAGAAGGGGCGTCTGGTACCTGGGGGATTGTGTACGATGAGGAAGGTAATATTTTAAAACATAAAGTTGCAAGTGAAAAAGATGCTATTACAGAGATTGATTTTGTGGATAAAACATTATTATCTTTTGATATTGGTGCGGGTACAACTGAGGAAGTTGTTTCATTTGGAGTGAATTTTAGACCGCAATTAAGTAAAGGATTGTCCTATGGAGTTAAAGAAACTTTATTGCAGATTATTACAAGATGGAATCGGAAGCATCCGACAAAAACAATAGATAGTATTACAGAGTTTAATCAAATTTATTTAAATGAGAAACACCCAAGGCATGCAATGCTAGTAGAAGAGTCACAACAGGCATTTCTAGGATTAGCTGCACGAGTTGCAACGGATATTATTAATAAAATTGATGATATGAAAGATGATCCGTATGTATTTATCTATGGCGGGGGCGCTGTCATCATTAAAAACAGTTTGCAACTTATTTTAAAACAAAAAGGTCGTTTGAAAAATGTAATATTTGTAGATAACCCTCTATTTACAAATGCACGTGGATTATTAGTTTACACATGTTCACCACGGTATAGAGAACATAAACAAAAAGAATTGGGATTTACGAATTTAACAATTAGTTAG
- a CDS encoding SMP-30/gluconolactonase/LRE family protein, whose translation MLGKLELVIDAKANLGEGPCWDEEKQILYWVDILGKKVCIYNPITNINRKISLDQQIGCVVQDASGGVILAMERGFHSLNLETEELKLIHNPESHLPENRFNDGKCDPAGRFWAGTTDLYGVSAAGSLYFLDTDFSVKKQLEHVNTSNGLAWSPDQRYLYFIDTPTKKVTRFDYDIHTGTISNPIDIIIIPNSEGLPDGMTIDEEGCLWIAHWGGAKITRWNPMTGEKILTVPVPALNVTSCTFGGPDLTELYITTARTRMNQDQLEVYPYAGGVFRIKTQVKGCPTYQFNHKKSQVKK comes from the coding sequence TTGTTAGGAAAATTAGAATTAGTTATCGATGCTAAAGCAAACTTAGGAGAAGGCCCTTGTTGGGATGAAGAAAAACAAATATTATACTGGGTTGATATTTTAGGGAAAAAGGTATGCATTTATAACCCTATTACAAATATAAATCGTAAAATTTCATTAGACCAACAAATTGGATGTGTCGTTCAAGATGCATCTGGCGGAGTTATATTAGCAATGGAGCGTGGTTTCCATTCTCTTAATCTTGAAACAGAGGAATTAAAACTTATTCATAACCCGGAGTCTCACCTGCCAGAAAATCGCTTTAACGATGGAAAGTGCGATCCCGCTGGTCGCTTTTGGGCTGGCACTACCGATTTATATGGAGTCAGCGCAGCTGGTTCTTTATATTTCTTGGATACTGATTTTAGTGTAAAAAAGCAATTAGAACATGTAAATACATCCAATGGTTTAGCCTGGTCACCCGACCAGCGGTATCTTTATTTCATTGACACACCTACTAAAAAAGTCACTCGTTTTGATTATGATATACACACTGGAACAATTAGTAACCCAATAGATATCATTATTATTCCTAATAGTGAAGGATTACCTGATGGAATGACAATTGATGAGGAAGGCTGTTTGTGGATTGCACATTGGGGCGGTGCTAAAATCACAAGATGGAATCCAATGACTGGCGAAAAAATTCTAACAGTTCCTGTTCCTGCACTCAATGTAACTTCCTGTACATTTGGAGGACCTGACTTAACAGAATTATATATTACTACTGCTAGGACAAGAATGAACCAAGATCAATTAGAAGTTTATCCATATGCTGGTGGCGTATTCCGAATAAAAACACAGGTTAAAGGGTGTCCAACTTATCAGTTTAATCATAAGAAATCGCAGGTAAAAAAATGA
- a CDS encoding class I SAM-dependent methyltransferase, whose protein sequence is MKQQKQYWNEVAHEKQFTTPFRFDLFQTHVKQEASILDYGCGYGRTLRELRKTQFTNLYGVDFSEEMIKRAKLDDMGIHFSVIENRNLAFPDNYFDSVLLFAVLTCIHSDEEQRAILDEIKRVLKPNGIIYINDFLLNQDNRNLKRYDQFYQKYDIYGVFELPDGAILRHHNEEQVKCWMKGFKQLAYEKVEYTTMNGNRSNGVVCIGKLIK, encoded by the coding sequence ATGAAACAGCAAAAACAATATTGGAACGAGGTTGCACATGAAAAACAATTTACAACTCCCTTTCGATTTGATTTGTTTCAAACACATGTAAAACAAGAAGCGAGTATCTTAGACTATGGATGTGGATATGGAAGAACATTGCGTGAGTTAAGAAAAACACAGTTTACCAATCTTTATGGCGTTGACTTCTCAGAAGAAATGATTAAAAGGGCAAAATTAGACGATATGGGGATTCATTTTAGTGTCATTGAAAATAGAAACCTAGCATTTCCTGATAATTATTTTGACTCTGTACTTTTATTCGCAGTACTAACTTGTATTCATAGTGACGAAGAACAAAGAGCGATTTTAGATGAAATTAAGAGAGTCTTAAAACCTAATGGAATAATTTATATTAATGACTTTCTATTAAATCAGGACAATCGTAATTTAAAGCGATACGACCAATTTTATCAAAAATATGATATATACGGTGTATTTGAATTACCTGACGGAGCCATTTTACGCCATCATAATGAAGAACAAGTAAAGTGCTGGATGAAGGGTTTTAAACAGCTGGCATATGAGAAAGTGGAATATACAACAATGAATGGGAATCGATCCAACGGGGTAGTTTGTATAGGGAAATTAATAAAATAA
- the lysS gene encoding lysine--tRNA ligase, which produces MHWAYQIAHELIQKHPNKETFVCASGISPSGSVHIGNFREIITTYFVVRALQDLGKKTRFIFSWDDYDRFRKVPKNVDSSFEKYIGMPYCDIPDPYGCHKSYAEHFEKEFEKSLETFGIDVEFIYQHEEYRTGRYNQHILQALKRRKEIYDVLMKFKTSEPSEDEREIFYPITLYCEQCGKDSTKITNFDETSETIRYECECGSHNVLSVTQTSHMKLNWKIDWPMRWMIEDVIFEPGGRDHSAETGSYNVSKEIASKIFNYEAPNYVAYDFIGIKGNNQKMSSSAGNIITPSELLNVYLPEVILFMFSKYKPNAAFHIGMDEDVIRNYTEYERYKEGCQNNKLNNEEFRDVIRLSGVSDENASLPKFNQVAGVLPLVNFDTHILQEILAKVDADYSLIDIMKISNRVEYWIRNLQPQKMIEVNKEKNWEFYETLEEVQKRWVLEVCEIVPTNADSPKIMEQIYEICHNESKKIMKENQKLLFRIIYRLVINQPSGPRIPLLISVIGAEKIVSLLDFCN; this is translated from the coding sequence ATGCACTGGGCATATCAAATCGCGCATGAACTTATTCAAAAACATCCAAATAAAGAGACGTTTGTATGTGCATCCGGAATTAGTCCTTCGGGGTCTGTTCATATTGGTAATTTTCGAGAAATAATAACGACCTATTTTGTTGTAAGAGCACTTCAAGATTTAGGAAAAAAGACACGATTTATATTTTCATGGGATGACTACGACCGATTTAGAAAGGTTCCGAAAAACGTTGATTCATCATTTGAGAAATATATTGGTATGCCATATTGTGATATTCCAGATCCATATGGTTGCCATAAATCGTATGCAGAGCATTTTGAAAAAGAATTTGAAAAATCATTAGAAACTTTTGGTATTGATGTGGAGTTTATTTATCAACATGAAGAATATAGAACTGGGAGATATAATCAACATATACTTCAAGCATTAAAAAGAAGAAAAGAAATCTACGACGTATTAATGAAATTCAAAACGAGTGAACCATCTGAAGATGAGCGGGAGATTTTTTATCCAATTACGCTATATTGTGAGCAATGCGGGAAAGATTCAACAAAAATAACAAATTTTGATGAAACATCGGAAACAATCCGATATGAGTGTGAATGTGGGAGTCATAATGTATTATCAGTAACGCAAACGAGTCACATGAAATTAAATTGGAAAATTGATTGGCCGATGAGATGGATGATAGAAGATGTGATTTTTGAACCGGGTGGGAGAGATCATTCAGCCGAAACAGGTAGTTATAATGTTTCAAAGGAGATAGCTAGTAAAATTTTCAATTATGAGGCACCGAATTATGTTGCCTATGATTTCATTGGAATAAAAGGTAATAATCAAAAAATGTCAAGTTCTGCTGGGAATATCATTACTCCAAGTGAATTATTAAATGTGTATTTGCCAGAAGTCATTCTATTTATGTTTTCAAAATATAAACCAAATGCAGCATTTCATATTGGTATGGATGAGGATGTGATTCGGAATTATACTGAGTATGAAAGATATAAAGAAGGTTGTCAAAATAATAAGTTAAATAATGAAGAGTTCCGTGATGTAATTAGGCTTTCCGGCGTTAGTGATGAAAATGCCAGCTTACCAAAATTTAATCAAGTAGCAGGCGTCTTGCCATTAGTGAACTTTGATACTCATATTTTACAAGAGATATTAGCGAAAGTGGATGCAGATTATAGCTTGATTGACATTATGAAAATAAGTAATCGTGTGGAATACTGGATTCGAAATTTACAACCGCAAAAAATGATTGAAGTAAATAAAGAAAAGAATTGGGAGTTTTACGAAACATTGGAAGAGGTACAGAAAAGGTGGGTTTTAGAAGTTTGTGAAATAGTTCCTACAAATGCGGATAGTCCAAAGATAATGGAACAGATATATGAAATTTGTCATAATGAAAGTAAAAAGATAATGAAAGAGAATCAAAAATTACTTTTTAGAATCATTTATAGACTTGTTATCAATCAGCCAAGTGGTCCACGGATACCGTTACTTATATCTGTAATAGGTGCCGAGAAAATAGTGTCCTTATTGGATTTTTGTAACTAA